In the Arthrobacter sp. Soc17.1.1.1 genome, GTGCGGCCCGGAAGCGGGGGCGGACTACGAGCCCGACGCCGCGCTGGTCAACTACTACGACGACGCCGCGAGGATGGGCATGCACCAGGACCGGGAGGAGCGCACGGACGCGCCCGTGGTCTCGCTCAGCCTCGGCTCCTCGTGCCTCTTCAGGTTCGGCAATACCGAGAACCGCAACCGCCCCTGGCAGGACCTCGAGCTCGCCTCGGGCGACTTGTTCGTGTTCGGCGGTCCGTCACGCTTCGCCTACCACGGCGTGCAGAGGATCCTGCCGGGGACGGCGCCGGCGGGGATCGGCTTCGAGGGCCGGCTCAACATCACGCTACGGCAAACGGGCCTGGCCTAGGCGAGGATGATGCCGCGCGCGTAGGCGGCCTGCCCGGCGTGCTGCACGGCGTCGTCGAGCACGCTCACGAGCCGGACGAGCAGGGTCACGGGCGGGTCCCAGCGTTCGTCGACCACGCGGGCGAGGTCCCCGTCGTCGAGCCCTGCCACCAGGCCCTCGGCCAGGGTGTGGACGGCGTCGAAGTAGTCCAGCAGCTGCTGCGCCGAGCCGACCCGGACGGCGTCCACCTGGTCCGACGAGTGGCCGTACCCGGTGTCGGAGGGCTCCAGGGGCAGCCCCCACCGCTCGGCGAAGCCGTCCGTGAGCCACAGCTCGTCGTGGCCGAACGCCTCCGCGAAGTGGCTGTCCTCCACGCGCGTGAGATGCCAGACGAGCCAGCCGATCGGGTTCGCCGATCCGCCCGGACGGAGTGCCAGCTGGTCGGCGTCGAGCCCGTCGACGGCGGTGCGCACCAGATCCGGCAGGCGTCCGTAGGCCTCGGAGAGCACCTCGGCCGGCGTCACCGCGCGTCCTGTCCCGTCGCCGCCGCGCGGGAGGCCATGAGCAGCCGGAACCGGCGCCGCTGCAGCGCAGGGATCAGTGAGAGGAACTGCGGGTGGTCGACCAGGAATTCCTGGGCCTCGGCGCAGCAGGGCAGCACGGCGAGCCGCCGGCGGCGCGCCTCGAGGAACACGGCCCGCATCAGGGCGGGTTCGAGACCTGCGTGCCGGAACCGCGGATCCACGACGGCGTGCAGCAGCAGCACCTGTCCGCCACGCAGCTCGTACTGCACGTAGCCGGCCAGGGCGCCGTCGCGGTGGAGCTCGAAGCGGGAGAACAGGGCGTTGTCGCGGAACCTCCCGCGGGCGTCGTCCCAGCCCGCCTGACCCGCGGCCTTCCGCTCGCGCCGTTCGAGCTCCCCGACGAGGGCGTCGTACTGTTCCCGCGTCTCGAGGGAGTGCTCCGCCAGGTCGAGGAGCTGGTAGGTGCGGTCGCAGAGCCGGCGCAGCTGCCGGGTGGGGAGCGCACCGAGATCGGCGGGGACGTCGCCCGTGTCGCCTGTGTCGGCGAGACTGTCGGCGGGACTGTCGGCGGGGACATCGCCCGTGTCGCCTGTGTCGGCCGGGCTCTCGGCGGGACCGGCCGGAAAGGGAACAGGGCGCCGGGCGGGCCGGGACCGCGGTACGCCTCGCCTGGCGAGGGGTTCGAGTATCTCCGGGATGCGTTCCATGGTGGCTCCACGTCGGGCGGTCCATGGCCTCCTGCTCGACCAGTCCTTGAAGTCTAGGTGCCCCCGGCCGGTCCGGGAACAGGGCGTACCGTGACGGAGATCCGCTGGCGGGGATGCCGGACCCGTTGTAGGGCGGTGTCGGCAGCACGTGCACGACCAGACGCCGTAGGATCTGGGATCAACCCGGGCGGTGCCGTGAAGTCCGCACCGCACGGGCCCGGCACGGTCCGACGACGAGCAAAGGCACACCATGCAGCAATCCTCCGGCCCCGCTGTCCCCCCGGCCCTCAGGCGCCGGGTCCCGAAGGTCGCGGACCTCGCCCCGCTCATGCAGTTCAAGCGCCCGGAGTTCGGCAACGCCGCACGGCTCCGCCGGGCGAACACCATCTGGGACCTCCGTGACCTGGCGAAACGGCGCACCCCCACGGCGCCCTTCGACTACACCGACGGCGCCGCCGAGGCGGAGATCTCCCTCGGCCGCGCCCGGGACGCGTTCCTCGACCTCGAGTTCCGGCCCGGGATCCTCCGGGACGTCCGGACCGTCAGCACGGTGACGCCGGTCCTCGGCAGGGACTCCGCGCTGCCCTTCGGGATCGCACCCACCGGCTTCACGCGCATGATGCAGTCGGAGGGCGAGTACGCCGGATCGCAGGCGGCCGCGGCCGCGGGCATCCCCTACACCCTGTCCACTATGGGCACCGCGTCCATCGAGGACGTGGCGCAGGCCGCCCCGGACGGGCGCAACTGGTTCCAGCTGTACCTGTGGACGGACCGGGACCGCTCCATGGAACTCATCGGCCGCGCGGCCGCCGCCGGGAACGACACCCTCATGGTCACCGTGGACACCGCCGTCGCCGGCGCCCGCCTGCGGGACGTCCGCAACGGCATGACCATCCCGCCGGCCCTCACGCTGAAGACCGTGCTGGACGCCTCGTACCGGCCCGCGTGGTGGTTCGACTTCCTCACGCGCGAGCCGCTCTCGTTCGCGTCGCTCTCACGCTACTCGGGCACCGTCGCGGACCTCATCAACTCGATGTTCGACCCCACCCTCACGTTCGACGACCTCGACTGGCTGCGGGGCGTGTGGAAGGGCAAGCTCGTGGTCAAGGGCATCCAGACGCTCGACGACGCCAGGAAGGCCGTGGACCACGGTGCCGACGGCATCGTACTGTCCAACCACGGCGGACGGCAGCTCGACCGGGCTCCCGTGCCCCTGCACCTGCTGCCGCGGGTGGCGGCGGAGCTCAAGGGCAGGACGGACATCATCCTCGACACGGGCATCATGAGCGGCGGGGACATCGTCGCGGCCCTGGCGCTCGGCGCGGATTTCACCCTGATCGGCCGCGCCTACCTGTACGGGCTCATGGCAGGCGGCCGCGCCGGGGTTGACCGCACCATCGAGATCCTCGGCACGCAGACCGCCCGCACCCTGCAGCTCCTCGGCGTGAACCGCATCGGTGACCTCACCCCCGATCATGTGAGGCTCCTAGGCGGTGCGCCGGACAGCGCGGACCGCTCCGGGTCCGCTCTCCCCCTCTGACGGCGCACACCCACCCCGGACGCACGACATGCCTAGTCAGGGCGCTATTATTCATCGAGTGGCACTGCCTGGGGGCG is a window encoding:
- a CDS encoding alpha-hydroxy acid oxidase; this translates as MQQSSGPAVPPALRRRVPKVADLAPLMQFKRPEFGNAARLRRANTIWDLRDLAKRRTPTAPFDYTDGAAEAEISLGRARDAFLDLEFRPGILRDVRTVSTVTPVLGRDSALPFGIAPTGFTRMMQSEGEYAGSQAAAAAGIPYTLSTMGTASIEDVAQAAPDGRNWFQLYLWTDRDRSMELIGRAAAAGNDTLMVTVDTAVAGARLRDVRNGMTIPPALTLKTVLDASYRPAWWFDFLTREPLSFASLSRYSGTVADLINSMFDPTLTFDDLDWLRGVWKGKLVVKGIQTLDDARKAVDHGADGIVLSNHGGRQLDRAPVPLHLLPRVAAELKGRTDIILDTGIMSGGDIVAALALGADFTLIGRAYLYGLMAGGRAGVDRTIEILGTQTARTLQLLGVNRIGDLTPDHVRLLGGAPDSADRSGSALPL
- a CDS encoding mycothiol transferase, giving the protein MTPAEVLSEAYGRLPDLVRTAVDGLDADQLALRPGGSANPIGWLVWHLTRVEDSHFAEAFGHDELWLTDGFAERWGLPLEPSDTGYGHSSDQVDAVRVGSAQQLLDYFDAVHTLAEGLVAGLDDGDLARVVDERWDPPVTLLVRLVSVLDDAVQHAGQAAYARGIILA
- a CDS encoding alpha-ketoglutarate-dependent dioxygenase AlkB family protein; amino-acid sequence: MSEPTDALIPRPRREVAPGAVHLPGWLDPDRQRELVRLCRSWASGPVPMRAVTMPNGGVMSVKSVSLGWHWLPYRYSRTADDVGGRPVAPFPDVLRSLGRDAVTAACGPEAGADYEPDAALVNYYDDAARMGMHQDREERTDAPVVSLSLGSSCLFRFGNTENRNRPWQDLELASGDLFVFGGPSRFAYHGVQRILPGTAPAGIGFEGRLNITLRQTGLA
- a CDS encoding GNAT family N-acetyltransferase, giving the protein MERIPEILEPLARRGVPRSRPARRPVPFPAGPAESPADTGDTGDVPADSPADSLADTGDTGDVPADLGALPTRQLRRLCDRTYQLLDLAEHSLETREQYDALVGELERRERKAAGQAGWDDARGRFRDNALFSRFELHRDGALAGYVQYELRGGQVLLLHAVVDPRFRHAGLEPALMRAVFLEARRRRLAVLPCCAEAQEFLVDHPQFLSLIPALQRRRFRLLMASRAAATGQDAR